The Camelus dromedarius isolate mCamDro1 chromosome 1, mCamDro1.pat, whole genome shotgun sequence genome has a window encoding:
- the NUDT9 gene encoding ADP-ribose pyrophosphatase, mitochondrial produces MAGRVLGTTLATVSFSVALASVTVKSSGSCSIPACRNSFLSCGFHLNSNIMSGSNGSKENSHNKARTSPYPGSKVQRSQVPNEKVGWLVEWQDYNPVEYTAVSVLAGPRWADPEISESNFSPKFNEKDGHIERKSQNGLYEIQNGRPRNPAGRTGLIGRGLLGRWGPNHAADPIITRWKRDRSGNKITNPISGKNILQFVAIKRKDCGEWALPGGMVDPGEKISATLKREFGEEALNSLQKSSAEKRELEEQLHKLFSQEHLVIYKGYVDDPRNTDNAWIETEAVNYHDETGEIMDNLTLEAGDDAGKVKWVDISDKLKLYASHSEFIKLVAEKRDAHWSEDSETDCHGL; encoded by the exons ATGGCCGGACGCGTCCTGGGAACGACTTTAGCCACCGTGTCTTTCTCTGTGGCCTTGGCCTCTGTGACTGTCAAGTCCTCGGGCAGTTGCAGCATCCCGGCGTGCAG aaacTCATTTTTATCCTGTGGGTTTCATCTTAATTCCAACATCATGTCTGGTTCTAATGGTTCCAAAGAGAATTCTCACAACAAAGCTCGGACATCTCCTTACCCAGGTTCAAAAGTTCAACGCAGCCAGGTTCCTAATGAGAAAGTAGGCTGGCTGGTTGAGTGGCAAGACTATAATCCTGTGGAATATACTGCAGTCTCTGTGTTGGCTGGACCTAGGTGGGCAGATCCTGAGATCAG TGAAAGCAACTTTTCTCCCAAGTTTAATGAAAAGGATGGGCATATTGAGAGAAAAAGCCAGAATGGCCTGTATGAGATTCAAAATGGAAGACCTAG AAACCCTGCAGGACGGACAGGACTGATTGGCCGTGGGCTTTTGGGGCGATGGGGCCCCAATCATGCTGCAGATCCAATTATAACCAG GTGGAAAAGGGATAGAAGTGGAAATAAAATCACCAATCCTATTTCTGGGAAAAACATCTTACAGTTTGttgcaataaaaaggaaagactgTGGAGAATGGGCACTCCCAGGG GGGATGGTGGATCCAGGAGAGAAGATTAGTGCCACACTGAAAAGAGAATTTGGTGAGGAAGCTCTCAACTCCTTACAGAAATCCAGTGCCGAAAAGAGAGAATTAGAGGAACAATTGCATAAACTCTTCAGCCAGGAACATCTAGTG atatataaGGGGTATGTTGATGATCCTCGAAACACTGATAATGCATGGATAGAGACAGAAGCTGTGAACTACCATGATGAAACAG GTGAGATAATGGATAACCTTACTCTAGAAGCTGGAGATGATGCTGGAAAAGTGAAATGGGTGGACATCAGTGATAAACTCAAGCTTTATGCTAGTCACTCTGAATTCATCAAACTTGTGGCAGAGAAACGAGATGCGCACTGGAGTGAGGACTCTGAAACTGACTGCCATGGGTTATAG